The segment CAACCGTTTGTCGAGTTATCTTAAAGATACCGAGAATTCTCGTTGAAACTGGTCTGGTACGACTACAGAAAGATCCCCCATTAAAGAAACctttgatttcaaaaaatcccGAAGATGTTTGGAATGAAACAATTGACAGGCCTATTCAACCTGTAGGGGTACGCCCTAAAGCTGCTCTTAACGATCCAGAGCTTTGGCCTGTAAATGAAAGACATATGGGATCGGATGGAATGTTTAAGTGTCCCAGTTGCGGAAGACTATTCAATAAAAGGACAAATCTTCGAGAACATATTAAGAATATCCATCAGCAGAGATATGCGTGTACTTGCCCGGAATGTGGGAAGTACTTTGTCACTGGGAAGTCTTTGGTTTGTCATAGGGCTAGTATTCACAAAAAGTTCAAATGCTTGTGTGGAGAAGAATGTCCTGACATGGTTGGTTTGAAAGACCATGCAAAAATTTGTCCTCGCAATTTCCGCAATAGATTTCGCGTTGTAACTTGCAGCGCATGTCAAAAGCGAATTGCAGACATTGAAATTGACTCTCATATAACTCAGGATCATCCAGGTGAAAATGCTATAGGAATCCGGGTATGTCCTCGTGAAGGCTGCGGCGCTAATTTCGATTCCTATGTGGGGTTGATCAATCATCTACGCATGCATCGCAAGAAGTACCCAACTAATAACTCGAAAAGTTCTCACGTGAGAAGAAAATATCAGTGTTGCGTGTGCGGTAAGACTTATACCAGCGCTCCATTTCTGGAGGATCATGTGCGTATGCACGCAGGTAGTCGACCGTTTATGTGCGAGAAATGTGGAAGAACCTTCACCAGTAATAGTTACTTGAAAACACACATGAGTGTGCACAGAAAGGTACCCGAGTACAGGTGTACAGTGTGTGGGAAGGACTACATGAATCGGGCTGCATTGTACTTACACGAGAAAGAGAAACATCCGGAAGTTATCGGAAGGATTAAGAGAGGAGCTAGGAAAATAGTGGCACAAATTGAAGAAGATTAGTTAGGGGTCATAGTAAGTGTAGaagtattaatatttttgttaaacttcttatttttctattgtaaatttgtatatttatgtgtaataataataataataatagtaataaaagtGCTTTATTCCCGTAGTAGCGACAATTTCACCGATATAGCTTAGTTATTACCCATTAAAGAAAACTATATCATTACAAGTGAGAGAAGAAAGTATCATTAGATAATTAAAAGAACAACACACAAACCAATATTTTGCCTGAAATGCAATTAGGAACCTTAACATGTGGTTTCTAAAATGGTTGACGGATTTGGTATagggaaaacaaaatttgatgtAACACCCACTGcaacccattaaaaaaatcgtccatgatgtaatatattttatagtttacCCTGCATATTTCacttttaagtcaaaaaatgCGCgagtggaaaaaaattgagaggATTAATTTGCAATGAATGTATCCTATAATTTATGTACGTAAACACTTCCATAACGGGCGTTAATTGGTGTTTAGTAACGTTGCTTATTTTCAGCTTTAATGACGATTTTCCTTGGGGTAAAACTTACGAATGTCCCCTCTGCAACTCCCTCTTCAGGTCCAATGTCGATCTCCTAAAGCACAAAATAATCTGCGATCCTGCTGCTTTGTACGAGTCCTGCAACGCTTGCGCCAAGTTTATACGGAAAGAAAAGATGGAAAACCACATTAAAAGACATggaatcaaaagaaaaaagcaaCAGCATTCGTGCGATAAGTGCGGAAAGTCCTTCAATAGTCGCCAGTACTTGAAGATCCACATAGAGGTTGTGCATGATGCTAAGAATGTTCAGTATCCTTGTGATGTTTGTGGAAAGATTTTTTCTACGAAATACCGGGCTACATATCACAAAAAGACAATTCATCTCaaggattttaatatgtactgTGAACAGTGCGGAAGAGGATTTCTGCATCTCACAGAACTCACCACTCATGTAAGGAAAGTCCATGATAAGGAAGTGACAACTTTTGCCTGCCATTTTGAGCATTGCAATAAACGCTTTCGCGCAAATGCATCCTTACAGTACCACCTTCAAATTGAGCATTCAGATGTTCAAAACCAGCACATATGTCTTACatgcaataaaacatttaatcacATTTCGCTTTACCGACGGCATTTGACTCGGCACTCTGACGCCAAAAGGTTCAAGTGCGATTTGTGCGGGAATAGATACACTGCGAAACATGCTATGGAGATTCATAGGAGGTCGCACACTGGAGAAAGACCTTTTATGTGCGAGATTTGCGGGAGTTCTTTTACtgctatgaaatttttgactGTGCATAAAGTGGTGCACTCTGAGGAAAGACCTTTTATATGTAAAGTGTGTGGGAAAAGCTTCACGCAGAAGGGAACTTTGAATTTGCATGAGAAGAAGGAACATCTGGGCAAAGGGGAATTTAGTCAGAAGAATGTCATTAAAGAGGAGGAGGTGCCTTTTTATTAGTTGTTTAAGTCTGTTAATGTTACATGAGTATTAGGtcttttcttcaatattttgtcaatatttgtTTGGTATATGTGCagaacaaattattttttgtatgttttagTATTTCGTAAGTTTTTTATATCAGCCATTTTGGGTATTATAAGGTAAGTAATCACATAGGTGTTTAGAAGCTGCAAAGTTCTAAGTTTGTGGTAGTTGATTTATTAGGTAGGGATTCACAGTTTTACTTGATTTTGGAGCTATTTTACTTGGTTtgaaatgaagtttttttataagtgTTTTGCTTTAGCTTTCTTCGAAACCGATTCTCGGATTTTTGTGCTGAGATTTATCAGACTCATTTCAATCAAAccgtttgaaaataattattaaaccgttattattgaagttagattaagaatttatttttcaagtagTACTTCGCCAAAATAGCAAACCACTTGACTTAAAGGATCattgttttctttcaaatggttgcactttttccaatttctcccCAGGCATcgaattactatttttaatcaCCATTTCCACTTTTTTAGACTTTGCAAATTAACCTCACAACTCTTCTTGAAGACTAGTTGCTTCGCAACGCATTGCATTATCTGCTACACCTTAGTGGATTCCGACAAATACCGACGCCACCTGCGTCCGCATAAGCTTAAAAGCTCTTTTGGAGACCTGAAATTCAAGTGCAATATCTGTAAAACAAGTTTTTCCCGCAAAGATACCCTTAGGGCCCATCGGCAGGTCCACAGCGGCAAGGTGGTTTCTCGGTGGTTACAAGTGAAAAtgatatagaaaaaattgcttttttgtgGAAACTCtgtttttcagtattttccTCTTTTAATGTCGGTAGGTAAGATATCAAACCTACAAAGGgtcaattgtttttattgttgtatGGGTGTTTACAGAATTTAGCAGTCATTCAGAATTCTATGTAGTAATTCGTTTGCTACTGTCATgtttaagaacatttttaaatgtactGGAATATTtagacaaaaatgaaaatcagcAATTGTTTCAGTATTAAATATATCCTAAACTATGTACTGCATAAATTTAGAAACGATTCGTGATGCATATTTACCTATGTTGACAAGAAGTTCAAATGCTTATGTGGCAAAAACGGTTATGACTATAGTCCTAAAAGAAGTTAgattaagaattaatttttcatatggTTGCAATTTTGCCAATTTTCCTTATGCCTCAACCCACTATTTTTAATCCACATTTCCGCTTTTTAGACTTTGCAAATCTACCTCACAGCCCTCCTTGAAGACCAGTTGTTTCGCAACATATTGCATCATCTGCTACACCTTAGTGGATTCCGACAAGTACCGAAACCACTTGCGATTGCATAAGCTTAAAGGTCCTTCTGGAagcatgaaatttaaatgcaatatCTGTCAGGCCAGTTTTTCCCGCAAAGACGCCCTTAAAGTCCATCAGCAGGTTCATATCGATAAGGTTCTCAGGGCTCGACATTCATGCGATCAATGTGGAAGGGTTTTCTTGCACTTGAAAGCCCtgaattttcacataaaacgAGTGCATACTAAAGAGTTCAAGTTCCATTGTACTAAGTGCAACAAAGGGTTTGTGTATCAAGGGGCGTTGAACCAGCACTTGAAAGTGGTTCATCTGAAGTCGGATGCAATTCTCTATAAGTGCTCTTATGAGGGTTGCAATAAAGTCATGAAATGTCAAAGCTCTTTGAGGTACCATATGTATATCCATGAgggtaataattatatttgcGACCAATGTGGGCAGATGTTTACGCACCCTCATCTGTACCAAAGGCATTTGCGCAAGCACAGTCAAACCCCTAAGATGTACACGTGTAAAGTCTGTGATAAAAGCGTGACTTCCACTTCAAGTTTGGAGGATCACATGAGGGTGCATAGTGGTGAGAAGCCCTATATATGCGAGCACTGCGGTAAGGGGTTTAGGACCAGGGTGATTTTATCCAGTCATTTAGTGGTGCATACCAAGGAGAAGAAGCATGTTTGCCAATTTTGTGAAAAGGCCTTTACGCAGAGGAGTCCCTTGAAGAATCATTTGGTAAAAGTCCATCAGAAGGAGGTGAAGGAGGGGAAAACATAGATAAAGTTGTTGGAAATTGTCTTTTTGATATTACGTTGAAAATGtcgctttattaaattaatttgtgtGTGTGGGGGgttaaaatgaaatagaagAGGTTTATTTTCATCGAAACACGGTTTCCcagtgtttttttcttttcatgtAAGACATCATGTTTACCTTTTAAACGGCATTATAATAGGCTCTAAAGTCTCATCTCTTACTATAACTATTAATATCTAATTCTATATATTTCTctgttgaaaatgtgtttGATGTTTCAATATATTCCAGTTTCTTCTCATTCTCGATAAAACTTGTGAAATTAATGTTAGATTAAACTGAAAGAAgtaaatcttaattaaaaatcaaaattttaataaaactgaaataacaAGACAAAATTGTTGTAATTGAAGGAGTGAACGTTGAAATTTATGTGATAGGTACTTCCTATCATCACTAATGTATTTTGCAGAATCTTCAGCTACGAAACCTAGGTTATCACGCAGCCACATTCATTATGAAACTTatacttaaataattttagagaGGAGAAGGCAAGACTTATTTTCATCATAAGCAAAGATCTTCCTGAGGATACCTACGCCAAAAACCACATTTGCAGCTACTGTGGAAAGACCTTCGACAGACCACGAGGCCTCAGAGCTCATGTTGCACGAATCCACACTAAGCAATATGACTTTCACTGTCCGAAGTGTAATGTAGGATACGTCACGAAATATTTGTTAAAGAGGCATATGGATAGTGTGCACGGAAATGTTTACTTTTATTgtgaattgtgtgaaaaaaagttcaagcATCCACTTTTTTTGAAGACGCACATGAAGCTTCACAACACTGAAGGGTAATTCAGcggtttatttttatctgtaaccgaaaaagttaaaaaaaaacactttcagGCAGCAGATTTACAACTGCTCAAATTGCGGCAAGGGATTAAGATACAAGAAATCTCTAGTGAGTCATGAAATGCGATGTAAAGGATTGACCTTTAAGGTGAAGTGTGAAGTTTGCTATAAAATGGTGGATAACTCTAATATGAAATATCACTTGTGGGTTCACCGCACGGCAGCCATACACGAATGTTATATTTGCCATAAAAAGTTTCGAGATAAGGGGTATTTAGTTAAGCacataaaatatcataaaggGGAGTTGAAGTATCCTTGTGATGTTTGCGGGAAGTTCTATAGTAGCAAGATGGCCGCTGATGATCACAAAGTCAGCGCTCACACTAAGAAGTATGAAGCATTTTGTGATGTTTGCGGTAAAGGATTTCCCTCCTTGAACAGAGTGAAACATCACTTATCGGTGTCCCATCGACCTGAAGATGCTCCCATTAAAATGTTCCCTTGCCCTTTTGAGGGTTGCAATAAAACTTTCAGAGGTCATGCCTCTTTAAATTTCCATCTGCCAACCCATAATACCGAAAAACCTCTTCACCAATGTCCATATTGCCCTAAAACTTTTGGACATCCTCTATCCTATAAGCGACACATAAAAGGAAAACATACGGAAGAAGGGAGACTCGGCCACACATGTCATATATGCAAGAAGGTACTTACCTCTCAGAACAGCTTAAGAGATCATCTTCGTTCACACACGGGAGAGAAACCATACTCCTGTGAGGTTTGCGAGAAACCTTTCAAAACAAAGGGCTTATTGAGGATTCATTCGGTTATACACAGTAAAGTGAGGCCTTACATTTGCAAAGTGTGTAAAAAGGGATTTACGCAGTATGGAAGTTTGAAGGGACACTTCTTGAAAATGCATCCTGAGGAAGAGTGGAAAGGAACGGCAAAGGAGAAGTCTAGTTAGTTGAGCATGTTAGTAGAAAAGTATAAACCTATTCGTTTTAGAGATTCGTCAAGTAAGTTGATATTGGAAATGGAATTACTCAAAAGAATAAATACTTGACTTGATTTCTATAAATTGAAGTCTTGTAATCCACATTTTGCTTAGAACATGTTCACATTTTTGAGTTGCttgatttaaagttttctatgaaaaaaattacttcatttatttagataattcgggttagttcaggtttctTCGATTAGTTTTCTAAGCTAGGCGTAGTTT is part of the Euwallacea similis isolate ESF13 chromosome 17, ESF131.1, whole genome shotgun sequence genome and harbors:
- the LOC136414528 gene encoding zinc finger protein 652-like isoform X31, coding for MDNPGEILRLCRLCLVKDQVNIPIFEEQGDIRQTFLKIRSCLPVKVSRDDKLPKKICGGCSNKLDLFYEFWSSTANSEKTLQSWLGQEEEDDKMQEITKPVEALVKEESEALEDGHAHDQSFDEATKDEAEAPPAKRARRTAAVKAQINISHDSDEDEDVDGAEPITKIEDESDDSDGEEKDPSYTEVPGTSADDQAGPSGLGKDGVEAPKHLKIEKKYPYRRPTVCRVILKIPRILVETGLVRLQKDPPLKKPLISKNPEDVWNETIDRPIQPVGVRPKAALNDPELWPVNERHMGSDGMFKCPSCGRLFNKRTNLREHIKNIHQQRYACTCPECGKYFVTGKSLVCHRASIHKKFKCLCGEECPDMVGLKDHAKICPRNFRNRFRVVTCSACQKRIADIEIDSHITQDHPGENAIGIRVCPREGCGANFDSYVGLINHLRMHRKKYPTNNSKSSHVRRKYQCCVCGKTYTSAPFLEDHVRMHAGSRPFMCEKCGRTFTSNSYLKTHMSVHRKVPEYRCTVCGKDYMNRAALYLHEKEKHPEVIGRIKRGARKIVAQIEED
- the LOC136414528 gene encoding zinc finger protein 253-like isoform X36 — encoded protein: MDNPGEILRLCRLCLVKDQVNIPIFEEQGDIRQTFLKIRSCLPVKVSRDDKLPKKICGGCSNKLDLFYEFWSSTANSEKTLQSWLGQEEEDDKMQEITKPVEALVKEESEALEDGHAHDQSFDEATKDEAEAPPAKRARRTAAVKAQINISHDSDEDEDVDGAEPITKIEDESDDSDGEEKDPSYTEVPGTSADDQAGPSGLGKDGVEAPFNDDFPWGKTYECPLCNSLFRSNVDLLKHKIICDPAALYESCNACAKFIRKEKMENHIKRHGIKRKKQQHSCDKCGKSFNSRQYLKIHIEVVHDAKNVQYPCDVCGKIFSTKYRATYHKKTIHLKDFNMYCEQCGRGFLHLTELTTHVRKVHDKEVTTFACHFEHCNKRFRANASLQYHLQIEHSDVQNQHICLTCNKTFNHISLYRRHLTRHSDAKRFKCDLCGNRYTAKHAMEIHRRSHTGERPFMCEICGSSFTAMKFLTVHKVVHSEERPFICKVCGKSFTQKGTLNLHEKKEHLGKGEFSQKNVIKEEEVPFY
- the LOC136414528 gene encoding zinc finger protein 431-like isoform X19, encoding MDNPGEILRLCRLCLVKDQVNIPIFEEQGDIRQTFLKIRSCLPVKVSRDDKLPKKICGGCSNKLDLFYEFWSSTANSEKTLQSWLGQEEEDDKMQEITKPVEALVKEESEALEDGHAHDQSFDEATKDEAEAPPAKRARRTAAVKAQINISHDSDEDEDVDGAEPITKIEDESDDSDGEEKDPSYTEVPGTSADDQAGPSGLGKDGVEAPEEKARLIFIISKDLPEDTYAKNHICSYCGKTFDRPRGLRAHVARIHTKQYDFHCPKCNVGYVTKYLLKRHMDSVHGNVYFYCELCEKKFKHPLFLKTHMKLHNTEGQQIYNCSNCGKGLRYKKSLVSHEMRCKGLTFKVKCEVCYKMVDNSNMKYHLWVHRTAAIHECYICHKKFRDKGYLVKHIKYHKGELKYPCDVCGKFYSSKMAADDHKVSAHTKKYEAFCDVCGKGFPSLNRVKHHLSVSHRPEDAPIKMFPCPFEGCNKTFRGHASLNFHLPTHNTEKPLHQCPYCPKTFGHPLSYKRHIKGKHTEEGRLGHTCHICKKVLTSQNSLRDHLRSHTGEKPYSCEVCEKPFKTKGLLRIHSVIHSKVRPYICKVCKKGFTQYGSLKGHFLKMHPEEEWKGTAKEKSS